The segment GAGGACATTCCATTGGCTTTTATACTGAGCTAAAGACCTTTTCTAGCCCAATCTGTAAACCTacacatcacagaaaactttataaatttttaaatgttgagaaaacataatttagtaGAATTTAAGCtattttcctcatggggacccaaaaaaaaaaatgtccccactaTGTCAAAAATTACTGGTATTactatctttgtggggacatttggtcccaACAACgtagggtttaccaggaccacacacacacacacaacacacacataaataattaaaaacaactgtacaaatgtttttttgtttgtgtgtgtgtgtgtgtttgttttttgttttgttttttaaaaaaaaatatgttttccaaggctgcatttatttgatcaaaaacagagtaaaaaatactattgtgaaatattattacaatataaaattgtaatatatattacatttttatgtaatgtcatgtcacatatatatgtatatgtactatacaaacacatacacactcacaaatAAACACAGAAATATATAAGACGTTCGTTAGACCATTcacaatgcttttttttttttttttttatgatgggTTCAAAAGAAGCATATACAGTATTGTACCATTTATCAATAACCTCAGAGCTCATGGTAGGTCTGCCTTGAAATGTTTATACCGAATTGTCAGTATGGAGAAAAGAATGGGATTTTCTTCTGAAACCAGAGAGTGCTCTATTTATCACCACAAATGGCTTTGTGTAGACAGATATCAATTACACTACATTACAAGATATGACAAGCATTCACAGCTCTTCTCTGCATTGCTctttcacacagctaatataaaatCTGCACAAATACAGAGTAACTGATGTTTTCGTCCTTTTATTTTGTCTGGCAGTCTTCGGGTGTACATCTGTATGAAGAGATATGACTATATATCTGACTCTGAAGCCTTGTGCCGAGCTCTTATTAGTTATCATGCATGCCATGGATCTGCTATAATCAGCACCTAAGGGCTGACACTGGGTTCAGAGACCAGCCGGGAGAGCGGAGCTCAGTTATCGCTCAGTCATGGCTTTGCTGTCGGTGTCAGGTAGAGGAATCGCTCCCCGGTGAAGACTGCTGCATTACTTTGACCTCCTCAGGTCATCAGAATTTGTCTTCTGTTTCTGCTGCTGTCAACGTTTTGTTGGCTCACTTTTTTGATTACTACTTCTTTTGTGCTGTTACTTTAGTGCAGACActgatcattttttttccattttcatatgGTGCTCTGTTTAGGATTCTTGCGTTGGCTTTTACTGGGATGAAAAGTCCATGTTTGATGGTGGGCAGATGAAAGCCGGACACCACACCTTCACCCAAACCCTTCATCAGAATCAAGCGTTCCTTCTCTCGGTCTCGGACTCTCTGTTCTCTCTTTGAAAAGCTGACTCATCAATAACAAATCGTTGCGACTGAATTAGTCATTTGTCTTTGATGTCACCGTGGTCACGGTGAGGCACTGTGTGCATACCAATCAGAAGCTATCTTGGCTTCTGTCCACCCTGCTGGCAAAAGCCAATTTTCTCTTTTTACTACAACAACCTGCAGTGAGAAGGTCCTCATTATGTGGTACTTGATGAAAGAAGTCATCATTTAATTACACACATCTAAAAGGTCTCTAACTCTCTAAAGGACAGTGTGCCTAAAGGGACACATCAAGCCGACAGTCAGCCGTCGGGCAATATAGTGCCGTTTTTGAGTGTTGTCCAGCTTCGTTTTTTCAGTGTGTTCTTCAGCATTGGACAGACATTGTCGGAATTTTGGCCCGATTCAGCGTGTTGAATCGCCGTCGGTGAGAGAgagaactctgattggctgcaAATTAGTCTATGCAGTCTGTGCACAAGAATAAAAGCGAAAGTAATGAAAGCGAGCAAAGAAGTCAAGATGGTACCGACAGAAGGCTGTTCTAATTTTACATCATCTTACCTGAGCATTCGAATGCACAAATACTTTCGTAATAACATGAGCCGACTGGAATGAAGAAATTGATCAGTGTGATTGATATTCAAAACGGTAAGCAAGCTctgctttgtttataatttgTATATCTGCAGTCCTAGTTTCGGTTGCCCTTTTTGAATGATGAAAATAGACTATAGATACCTGCTGATATAGacagtaggggtgtaacaatatatctTATCACTATATATCACAATACAAAAATGCCACAATTTGTATGGTGGATAGTGACAGTATGTATTGTGTATAGTtcaccaaatatgaaaattactgtgtgaAGAAATTCAAGTTTACAACATTTTGGTGTCAGTACAacattaaactactatatatataatgttgaatataatgtatgataatgtaatataataatcatttgtgggtcctgataatgtaaaaagtggcctacattattttaaatatacatagtCAGTGACAGAGTACAAGCATATTAGTCTAaaataattctgtattttcagcttcagaatcaTGAAGATTTGTAATCTGGTGTCACcattagagttgtcaaaagtaccgacttcgctACCTATCAGtactgatatttaaaaaaatgtgacgctttgagcagattcgtaaacacctctgattggccattgtgttctcATGCTCattggatatgtctgtgattggctacaatgatcaacgcacggcAGCGTTTCAAAGTAcgcggaagtgtttgaatttgaaagtgtttttttatcTGTGTAAGCGCACAGTGAAGAGcttcattgatgactatttacaaaatttttacagcgttgatcattgaagccaatctcagacatatctgatgagccgtgaacacaatggccaatcagaggtgtttacgaatctgctcaacagtgctcaaagcatcacatttttaaaatttcagtaccgactaggtaccgaagtcagtacttttgacaactctagtcactattgtccttgtgcattgggttaccagcaccaagCCTATTAATTTCCACACCCAATGTAATAccagatttagcattttaaccaacagtacattttttgttaaccATTTACCATGTCTTGGAGTACTGCAATAATATCGTATCGTGAGTTCAGTATCGTGATATGTATCGAATCGTGACATGagggtatcgttacacccctaatagaCATATATTTACTTACATGCAGGCACAGAACATACATGCTAGTTGACAGTCACCATTAGTTCTTTTGGTGTGTTCAAGCGCAGCTTTTTGGCTGAGACGCAGCCGACGAGAGGCAACAACACAGTCAGCGTTCATCGCCGCTAGTTCTTTGATGTCAGCTTGGTGTATCCTGGACTTAAAAGCACGACTGTGTGTTTTTATGCTTCACAAATGTATTTGATTTTCTGTGATGTATTGAACATCATGATTGTTGTGAATTTTGCTATAGAGTTTTTAGATGGGAATTTTGCTTTAGAGTTTTGTTGAAATTACAGGTTTGACTtgaaaaatcaataatattgtgtGGCATATGCCACCATTTACCAGCAAAAGTTTATGAATTTATAGCAGTTTTCTTAATACACATTTCTCTTCTTACTGTGCAGTCAATccaattaatatttcttttgtttacattttaatttagttaaatgTAATTTTCGTATATGTACTaagaaacaaaatattaatttctgatttagtttagtttctttcagagaaaaaaaatgtaatacaatCAAAAGGTTATGTACATTTTAAGAAGAAATACTAAAGACTATGTTCTAACTTTTCAAACATACAAAAAGCCCTTCTGTCATTTTTATACATTCCCTGAGATTTTTTAATGGCTTTTACAAGCTTTATTTATCAAGTTCCCTTACTCAAATGTAATTGCCATTGTCTAACAGGGGAACTGAGATCTGAAACGTGACTGTGCATTTTCAATTCTTAGTATTTATGAAATGATCAGCTGAAGGAGGAGCAGAGCTCACATCTCTGTAATTGATAATAAAGGGAAGTGTGGTAGAGCTCAGGCTATGTTTTATTGCAGTCATACATATTTCATGTGAAGCCCGTACGGCCTTCATATTATCAGTACAGTGGGATTGTTTCCTCCACATTGCTTCTTAACTTCCAACATTGACTAAACACCAAAAATACAAAGCAACTGTATGGCATTACAAAACAATTGTGAGATTGTTCATAACTTCTCTAGCTCTACTCTTTTTACTGTGCTTTGTTTTGTAAAGTTGGtgttttaaattacagtaaGTTAATTGTTCAGTTGGATGTGGGATGAAACACATATTTATACTTTGATTCCATGATATGAACTCTAAAGAACACATCGACTTCTAATGAAGTCAAGTGAATGAACATGACATGTTTCTTCATATATGTGTAATATTACAATTTCTCCTCTCTTTGCAGGGTTCTTTGGTCAGAATGGTTATCCTGGGCCCTGTGAACATAAGTACTGTGGTTTGGGGAAGCACTGTGTGGTTGACCAAGAAACAGGTGAAGGAGAATGTCAGTGCCTGGATCGCTGCAAACCACATTACAAACCTGTGTGTGGATCTGACGGCAAACTCTACCAGAACCACTGTGAGCTTCACAGAGCCTCCTGTTTGGCCCATCAGAGAATAACCATCATGCACAGCGAGGAATGCTTCTACAAAGGTAAAGAACCTGATATGATTTGTAATGGTATTTTGTCCATCATTGTCCAGTTGCATATTTGGACTACTTTGTTTGATTAAGGTGGTTGTTAAAGCCATTTTTATGTGAACTGCATACTTAATTGTTTAAAGATGTGGTTTTGTAAATTCTGAAAAGGATGTTGAGTTGAGTTATAAGAACAGCACATCCTGATGTGTACAGCGAGGCAAAGGAGACGTACTTGACAAATTTCTTTTCCAAGAAAAAGAGAGGCTGTTTTGTTCAGCATAATAATCAAGATACAATTCTCAGAAATTATGTCCAGCCCTAATGCAGTAGTAATGGCCACTAATGAATGGAAAAATATTATGTTGTGCTTGTAAAATCTGATTTAGAACTGGAAACTTAACTTTCTTAAATCatcattcattttgttttgctctgttCTGCTGACTAATTTATATTAGGTTTAATTTCtggataagaaaaaaaaaaaaaaaaactttatattttttaaagatgactTTAGATGAACAATTATAGCATATTAAATGTGTCCGTTGAACTAATGGACCATCATATCAAATGTTCCAAACAAATTGATATATGaaagattttaaaaacaatGCTGAAATTGTATGCTCTCATATTGTACCACAGTAGATCATCTCAgtggctcttttttttttttgagtttgtcAAGTTCACTAAGTTCACTATTATTTTATAGACAGCCCTAT is part of the Megalobrama amblycephala isolate DHTTF-2021 linkage group LG23, ASM1881202v1, whole genome shotgun sequence genome and harbors:
- the LOC125259454 gene encoding follistatin-related protein 5-like isoform X2, whose product is MTCSWMHRRVMRGSRRWWAAVLLWGAALIAEARPGKEGFSPLAYRPLVRFRHKDGISESLRIKGFFGQNGYPGPCEHKYCGLGKHCVVDQETGEGECQCLDRCKPHYKPVCGSDGKLYQNHCELHRASCLAHQRITIMHSEECFYKGKEPDMICNGILSIIVQLHIWTTLFD
- the LOC125259454 gene encoding follistatin-related protein 5-like isoform X1; translation: MTCSWMHRRVMRGSRRWWAAVLLWGAALIAEARPGKEGFSPLAYRPLVRFRHKQDGISESLRIKGFFGQNGYPGPCEHKYCGLGKHCVVDQETGEGECQCLDRCKPHYKPVCGSDGKLYQNHCELHRASCLAHQRITIMHSEECFYKGKEPDMICNGILSIIVQLHIWTTLFD